A window of the Burkholderia sp. 9120 genome harbors these coding sequences:
- a CDS encoding LacI family DNA-binding transcriptional regulator has translation MPKKQTLWVTAADVARRAGVSRSAVSRAFSPTASIAPETRQRVMEAAGALGYQVNQIAREMIMQRSSMVGVVTAGFENPFRAKLLSQIIAALGRQQLTPLVMNAEDPVQIKHSLEMLLSYRIAGIIMTSASPPLGLARQYLEREIPVAMINRASDLPGADVVVSDNAAGAALAARMLIDAGAKRLAFVGPTKTSYNGKSRRTGFVRAVQRIVKDEPRLVDPVLVHATEADTYECGVAAAQAVLTQNPRPDGVFCSSDLLALGFLDAARQHFSIRVPEELRVVGFDDIPAAGYENYRLTTIHQDTSGLANAVVEMLIDRMESFSGASRTYVVPVTSVVRKSCG, from the coding sequence ATGCCTAAGAAACAAACGCTTTGGGTTACCGCCGCCGACGTCGCGCGCCGCGCCGGTGTGTCGCGCTCCGCCGTCTCGCGCGCCTTCTCGCCGACCGCGAGCATCGCACCCGAAACACGGCAGCGCGTGATGGAGGCCGCCGGCGCGCTCGGCTATCAGGTCAACCAGATCGCGCGCGAAATGATCATGCAGCGCAGCAGCATGGTCGGCGTCGTCACGGCGGGTTTCGAAAACCCGTTCCGCGCCAAGCTGCTTTCGCAGATCATCGCCGCGCTCGGGCGCCAGCAACTCACGCCGCTCGTGATGAACGCGGAAGACCCGGTGCAAATCAAGCATTCGCTGGAAATGCTGCTGAGCTACCGGATCGCCGGCATCATCATGACTTCGGCGTCGCCGCCGCTCGGCCTCGCTCGCCAGTACCTCGAACGCGAGATTCCGGTGGCGATGATCAACCGCGCGTCGGATCTGCCCGGCGCGGACGTCGTGGTGAGCGACAACGCGGCCGGCGCCGCGCTGGCCGCGCGCATGCTGATCGACGCGGGGGCAAAGCGGCTCGCATTCGTCGGCCCGACAAAGACCAGCTACAACGGCAAATCGCGCCGCACCGGCTTTGTTCGCGCGGTCCAGCGCATCGTCAAAGACGAACCGCGCCTCGTCGATCCGGTTCTGGTTCATGCCACGGAAGCCGATACCTATGAATGCGGCGTGGCGGCAGCGCAAGCCGTCCTCACACAAAACCCGCGGCCCGACGGCGTGTTCTGTTCGTCGGATCTGCTGGCGCTGGGCTTTCTCGATGCCGCGCGTCAGCACTTCTCGATCCGTGTGCCCGAAGAACTGCGAGTGGTCGGTTTCGACGATATCCCCGCCGCCGGCTACGAAAACTATCGGCTCACCACCATTCACCAGGACACCTCCGGACTGGCGAATGCCGTGGTCGAAATGCTGATCGATCGTATGGAGTCGTTTTCCGGCGCCTCGCGCACTTACGTGGTGCCGGTCACGAGCGTAGTGCGCAAAAGCTGCGGCTGA
- a CDS encoding phosphatidylinositol-specific phospholipase C: protein MTVEHDMSGQGDYSGAAPEWASASALAPACWMSSLGDDLLLSRLALPGSHDSCAYTVEDSLAKTQGATLAAQLAHGVRVLDIRCRHEGDVFHINHARIPLGLMFDDVIAACAEFLSQYPGECIVMSVKDECGTQDCTRSFTQTFESYVEHYAQQSWYLGDTTPRLGDVRGSIVLWRRFESDRALGIDLSNWPDNATFELDAPGAAFVIQDEFRVPVEASIDYKYRAIEALLSITQHGALKRWIVNFCSGTGMGANPRRVACGDDRRRGINDMVAERLANCAEARGTLMIDFCEYTEWALVRAWVARNASLYGLT from the coding sequence ATGACCGTCGAACACGATATGAGCGGGCAGGGCGATTATTCCGGCGCGGCGCCGGAATGGGCATCGGCATCGGCATTAGCGCCGGCCTGCTGGATGTCGAGCCTTGGCGACGATCTCCTGCTGAGTCGGTTGGCGTTGCCGGGCAGTCACGATAGTTGCGCGTACACCGTTGAGGATTCGCTCGCGAAAACGCAGGGCGCGACGCTGGCGGCGCAATTGGCGCACGGCGTGCGCGTGCTGGACATCCGCTGCCGGCATGAAGGGGACGTTTTCCACATCAATCACGCGCGCATTCCGCTCGGCCTGATGTTCGACGATGTGATCGCCGCGTGCGCTGAGTTTCTATCGCAGTATCCCGGCGAATGCATCGTGATGTCGGTGAAGGACGAGTGCGGCACGCAGGATTGCACGCGCAGTTTCACGCAGACGTTCGAGTCGTATGTCGAGCACTATGCGCAGCAGAGTTGGTATTTGGGCGACACGACTCCGCGTCTGGGCGACGTGCGCGGTTCGATCGTGCTGTGGCGGCGATTCGAGAGCGATCGCGCGCTGGGCATCGATCTGTCGAACTGGCCTGATAACGCCACATTCGAACTCGATGCACCTGGCGCGGCGTTCGTCATTCAGGACGAGTTTCGCGTGCCGGTCGAGGCGTCGATCGATTACAAATACCGCGCGATCGAAGCGCTACTTTCGATCACGCAGCACGGTGCGCTCAAGCGCTGGATCGTCAATTTTTGCAGCGGCACCGGCATGGGTGCGAACCCGCGCCGGGTGGCCTGCGGTGACGACCGGCGGCGCGGTATCAATGACATGGTGGCCGAACGCCTTGCAAACTGCGCGGAAGCGCGCGGCACGCTGATGATCGATTTCTGCGAGTACACGGAATGGGCGCTGGTTCGTGCGTGGGTGGCGCGCAACGCGAGCCTGTACGGCCTCACTTGA
- a CDS encoding helix-turn-helix transcriptional regulator — MDSFGFLASQKALEVSPVTVLATDQPARTAFAPHAHSSAQLIYAISGVMIVRVAAGNWVVPTGRAVWVPGGVRHEIQIASDVQIRTVYVAAEARDTLPDSCHVILVSALLRELIVTAARLGPAAGHGERERRVLALILDEICVAEPLLLHVPMPCHPAIRELCAELIAQPSLEATLQGWAERAGMNPRTFARAFQRETGMTHGVWCRHTRVLLSLPQLAGGASVLDVALEHGYDSPSAFTAMFRKVLGVAPSEYFK, encoded by the coding sequence ATGGACAGCTTCGGTTTTCTGGCGAGCCAGAAGGCGCTCGAAGTCTCGCCCGTCACCGTCCTCGCCACCGACCAGCCCGCCCGCACCGCGTTTGCGCCGCATGCGCACAGCAGCGCGCAGCTAATCTACGCGATCTCGGGTGTGATGATCGTGCGGGTGGCGGCCGGCAACTGGGTCGTGCCGACCGGCCGCGCGGTCTGGGTGCCGGGCGGCGTACGCCATGAAATCCAGATCGCCAGCGACGTGCAGATCCGCACGGTCTACGTAGCCGCGGAGGCCCGCGACACGCTGCCGGACAGTTGCCATGTGATCCTGGTGAGCGCGCTGCTGCGCGAGCTGATCGTGACCGCCGCCAGGCTGGGGCCGGCCGCGGGGCACGGTGAGCGCGAACGGCGTGTGCTGGCGTTGATCCTCGATGAAATCTGCGTGGCCGAACCTCTGCTACTGCATGTGCCGATGCCCTGTCATCCGGCGATCCGCGAACTGTGTGCCGAGTTGATCGCGCAACCGTCGCTGGAAGCGACCTTGCAGGGATGGGCCGAGCGCGCCGGGATGAATCCGCGCACGTTCGCCCGCGCGTTCCAACGCGAAACCGGTATGACGCATGGGGTGTGGTGTCGGCACACGCGAGTCTTGCTGAGTCTTCCGCAACTCGCGGGCGGCGCGTCGGTGCTCGACGTCGCGCTCGAACACGGCTACGACAGCCCCAGCGCTTTTACCGCCATGTTCCGCAAGGTGCTGGGGGTGGCGCCTAGCGAGTACTTCAAGTGA